In Bos indicus x Bos taurus breed Angus x Brahman F1 hybrid chromosome 1, Bos_hybrid_MaternalHap_v2.0, whole genome shotgun sequence, a single window of DNA contains:
- the LOC113897374 gene encoding keratin-associated protein 10-11-like, with amino-acid sequence MAACTLSVCSSDLSYDCPESCCEPPCCALSCCAPAPRLTLLCAPVSCESSPCCQPACSSSCPASCCQQSSCQSSCCTSSPCQQACCEPVCCRPVCCTPVCCRPICGTLVCCKPVCCTPVCCKPVCCTPICCRPVCCAASPCSTSSCCQQSSCQPSCCTSSPCQQACCVPVCCRPVCCEASPCLAPSCCCRPSTSVSLLCRPACCVPKSSCQPSCCRPASSVSLLCRPACSRPACCIPTLAPEACC; translated from the coding sequence atgGCAGCCTGCACCCTGTCTGTCTGCTCCAGCGACCTGAGCTATGACTGTCCAGAGAGCTGCTGCGAGCCCCCCTGCTGTGCCCTCAGCTGCTGTGCCCCAGCCCCCCGCCTGACCCTCCTCTGTGCCCCAGTGAGCTGCGAGTCCAGCCCTTGCTGCCAGCCAGCCTGCAGCAGCTCCTGCCCAGCCTCGTGCTGCCAGCAATCTAGCTGCCAGTCCTCCTGCTGCACCTCCTCCCCCTGCCAGCAGGCCTGCTGTGAGCCCGTCTGCTGCAGGCCCGTCTGCTGCACACCTGTCTGCTGCAGGCCCATCTGCGGCACACTTGTCTGCTGCAAGCCTGTCTGCTGCACACCTGTCTGCTGCAAGCCTGTCTGCTGTACACCCATCTGCTGCAGGCCAGTCTGCTGTGCGGCCTCCCCCTGTTCTACCTCCTCATGTTGCCAGCAGTCTAGCTGCCAGCCCTCCTGCTGCACCTCCTCCCCCTGCCAGCAGGCCTGCTGCGTGCCTGTCTGCTGCAGGCCCGTGTGCTGTGAGGCCTCCCCCTGCTTAGCCCCCTCGTGCTGCTGCAGACCCTCCACCTCTGTGTCCCTCCTCTGCCGCCCCGCCTGCTGTGTGCCCAAGTCCTCCTGCCAGCCCAGCTGCTGCCGCCCGGCCTCCTCTGTGTCCCTCCTCTGCAGGCCTGCATGCTCCCGCCCGGCCTGCTGCATCCCAACCTTGGCCCCGGAGGCCTGCTGCTGA